In one window of Borrelia anserina Es DNA:
- a CDS encoding HAD family hydrolase — translation MIKAVVFDLDGTLYPEISINLIMLPEFLKNIKFFLAFKKVRKEIRVLQSGKIIPSNRDELMSVQVTMLADYLRYNKNRCEFLLNKIYYGESFSNKFKNLKPYVGVHDLIYFLKSKGIKLGVMSDFPIAARLSNLLGIEDNFWDVLYSSEETGYLKPNKIAFSRIMDELGINSNHILYVGNSYEYDILGASDACMRTAYFSRRRLLKNVRCDFIFSDYKDLQRYILLNM, via the coding sequence ATGATAAAGGCTGTAGTGTTTGATCTTGATGGAACTCTTTATCCTGAAATTAGTATTAATTTAATAATGTTGCCTGAATTTTTAAAGAATATTAAATTTTTTTTAGCTTTTAAAAAGGTAAGAAAGGAAATAAGAGTTTTACAAAGCGGAAAAATTATTCCTTCTAATAGAGACGAGTTGATGTCTGTGCAAGTTACAATGCTTGCTGATTATCTAAGATATAATAAGAATAGGTGTGAATTTTTATTAAATAAAATATATTATGGTGAATCTTTTAGTAATAAGTTTAAAAATCTCAAACCTTATGTTGGTGTTCATGATTTGATTTATTTTCTTAAATCTAAGGGAATAAAATTGGGGGTTATGTCAGATTTTCCGATTGCAGCTCGTTTGAGTAATTTATTAGGTATTGAGGATAATTTTTGGGATGTTCTTTATTCATCAGAGGAGACAGGTTACTTAAAACCAAACAAAATAGCTTTTTCAAGGATTATGGATGAATTGGGTATAAATAGTAATCATATTTTATATGTCGGTAATTCTTATGAATATGATATTTTAGGTGCCAGTGATGCATGTATGAGAACAGCTTATTTTTCTAGGAGAAGGTTGCTTAAGAATGTAAGGTGTGATTTTATCTTTAGTGATTATAAAGACTTGCAAAGATATATTCTTTTAAATATGTAA
- the pheT gene encoding phenylalanine--tRNA ligase subunit beta — MPKIEVYKSILLEKIGKDLTNSELISFLEMVKAEVCELDMVNDKIKIEFNDTNRPDLWSYTGLARQIKTYLFGELPLFKFFSMKDNAQEFYGEILVGPEVFSIRPFIFGFLAKGIICNEQMLETLIQLQEKLCYNYGQKRKRVAMGMYASGSIEFPLSYIACNADYRFIPLGMDTEMSIKDINKKHPKGIEYASILENFSKYPLLLDCKGNVLSYPPVVNSHDIGALKVGDSDLFVEVSGNNLEATLLSLSVVACDFYDMGFEILPVKTIFPEETLFGQEIVCPYYFQDTLEVNVDRVNRVLGSNFTVNDMCLDLKKLGVSAYFKELGKFYIIPPVYRNDFLHEVDVMEEIMISRGLSSFKPELPKDFTLGKLSLVEEFSRKIKNLLIGMGFQEMIYNYLGSRRDFIEKMNIEDGDFLSIANPMTEGYEYVRGSIVPNLLKSESISSNFPYPHKIFEIGKVALKDLNSVDGTVTYDNLAFLMADREVSFNEINSLVASLFYYLNIEFELKESSKTLYICGRGADILIGNTVLGSFGEVSPYILSNFGIIVPCCVLEVNINKLLY, encoded by the coding sequence ATGCCTAAGATAGAAGTTTATAAGAGTATTTTATTAGAAAAGATAGGAAAAGATTTAACTAATTCTGAGCTTATATCTTTTCTTGAAATGGTTAAGGCTGAAGTTTGTGAACTTGATATGGTTAATGATAAAATAAAAATTGAATTTAATGATACAAATAGGCCTGACTTGTGGTCTTATACAGGACTTGCACGTCAAATTAAGACATATCTTTTTGGTGAATTACCTTTGTTTAAATTTTTTTCAATGAAAGATAATGCACAAGAATTTTATGGTGAAATTTTGGTTGGACCTGAAGTATTTAGTATCAGGCCTTTTATTTTTGGATTTTTAGCAAAAGGGATAATTTGCAATGAGCAAATGCTTGAAACTTTAATTCAGTTGCAGGAAAAGCTTTGTTATAATTATGGGCAAAAGCGTAAAAGGGTTGCAATGGGAATGTACGCATCAGGTTCTATTGAGTTTCCGTTGAGTTATATTGCGTGTAATGCTGATTATAGATTTATTCCTCTAGGTATGGATACTGAAATGTCTATTAAAGATATTAATAAGAAACATCCTAAGGGAATAGAATATGCATCGATTCTTGAGAATTTTAGTAAATATCCTTTGTTGTTAGATTGTAAGGGTAATGTGCTCTCTTATCCGCCGGTAGTCAATTCGCATGATATTGGAGCTTTAAAGGTAGGTGATTCCGATTTGTTTGTTGAAGTTAGCGGAAATAATCTAGAGGCTACGTTGTTGTCTTTGTCAGTTGTTGCCTGTGATTTTTATGATATGGGATTTGAAATTTTGCCAGTAAAGACAATTTTTCCTGAGGAGACTTTATTTGGGCAAGAAATAGTTTGTCCTTATTATTTTCAAGATACTCTAGAGGTTAATGTTGATAGGGTTAATAGGGTACTTGGTAGTAATTTTACAGTAAATGATATGTGTCTTGACTTAAAAAAATTGGGGGTATCAGCTTACTTTAAAGAGTTAGGTAAATTTTATATTATTCCTCCTGTTTATAGAAATGATTTTCTTCACGAAGTAGATGTTATGGAGGAAATAATGATAAGCAGAGGATTAAGTAGTTTTAAACCTGAGCTTCCCAAAGATTTTACTTTAGGAAAACTGAGTTTGGTAGAAGAATTTTCAAGGAAAATTAAAAATTTACTGATTGGAATGGGATTTCAAGAGATGATTTATAATTATCTGGGTTCCAGGAGAGATTTTATTGAAAAAATGAATATTGAGGATGGTGACTTTTTAAGTATTGCTAATCCGATGACAGAAGGGTATGAGTATGTTAGAGGCTCGATAGTGCCTAATTTGCTTAAATCTGAAAGTATTAGTTCAAATTTTCCTTATCCACATAAGATTTTTGAGATTGGTAAAGTAGCTTTAAAGGATTTAAATAGTGTTGATGGTACTGTTACTTATGATAATTTAGCTTTTTTGATGGCTGATAGGGAGGTTTCATTTAATGAGATTAATTCTTTAGTTGCATCTCTTTTTTATTATTTAAATATTGAATTTGAGTTAAAAGAATCAAGTAAAACTCTTTATATATGTGGCAGAGGAGCCGATATTTTAATCGGTAATACTGTTTTAGGTAGTTTTGGTGAGGTGTCTCCTTACATATTGAGCAATTTTGGAATTATAGTTCCATGTTGTGTGCTAGAAGTTAACATTAATAAGCTTTTATATTGA
- a CDS encoding SpiroCoCo family coiled-coil protein, translating into MIDFVTILVNLLLVFVILFIYRQYDRRSRALYKIKKFIDIAKDNLEDFIDEKTKEINNLAVDMEAYQRSSIEIIKRIDEVQRKIENKSNDFAEVEKKIAYHDSMLKDLDDMALKVQDNIQRLQVDGKIVDKLSKTLKNFNTQIDSIDSKLITVFEQFDKTNKENLEAIKIESWDRFDNTIKNFIARMDDLDRRLISYQESLVMIEERKEEILSKGNEKLESEFKEFVLKIESSIDSYDKSMEDSFSMYEDKYKSIENSLDLIMEQAKAKINNKEDFILARLNEELKIKFDEVFIYVDDRSNQIRDKLEGKLTLIDNEISSLSSIFKDDTYSRLNSLEETIKQEMRQYEEQFADILGQFRVQIESNVGDIYREYDGKINQFNKDIKERLEGSLNDADSRIEKVQYDVKTLLNDFDDASNKIYVEFKEKIQGDIDSFSENVFSRMNDIGNELELRLSNINTDIQDKISNLNSNLYLDLKKVNERIIHDYSCLDDSINLKYESLLEVLNLKSGELETQLESKYKIIADKFEHDIDDLAFKCDEKFSKLSEKSNHDYQNFEITSKNIKESVVSLNDSLVRDFEALKRDFESKLISISSEINNEVSNLKSNYGEDIGKFIRQMEASKLQHEHLQREVSLNLEDIKSHLNKTNEEFLNLVETQRIRGKELSENIFNELSEHIQKKAMDMHISWKDELIVLNKSLLDIKISSEELLLSASSKIESFEKDVNERLEYITSKTEDFESSVLGKYKELRDISYKSSEDTLSGIREFIDNQAEIIHDKVIMMLNGLNEDFSNKEELIKGNISELDYRLKDFKVECEDVLNNLRSDLDAFIETRAQKVSEIKIDNQRQIDDFLNKISQDILSRRDMFDSEIDSKLGDWQGKLSEISVNIENVLSSGKLDISSINSDMTLKINDLKTTFEELESYYLEKIDEFRNQGNLYADELLKNIMSHFDADTKELEENLSKKFTTVLERSEEFVKEVDSLLKDKRADIASFQASIDITIDSLNSRFNDVNREINEKYSKVISDSRGYSETLASKLEDEIGYEIENVNRRLTDKIDVLSKNMDENLEQFKSSFDISKYRVENFEIKIKDIIEKEEIRIAELLGEIEKQYKFRREEAIDYKKTIDSDIIQLREQFIGVINELRNSIEDKSDFLNDLYKERFKIIENNFEERYSTFFIESEGAISKIRDEIYKILTDNDEHLRAKISEMDRNFEVIEERSKEVLKIEEDLRKQIQESNNEIHHQFDVIKAGIEKEMKDQFDIYMRKAIATINEEIERYEHGINGKISALKSIEDNFELIEEDLKNKISEYHDKLGKTIDLKYAELEGKCDEERFLVEKKINDKVSSIDELITSRYDELDSKYSNIHLNMENRLNTYISDLGAELSLSSEKINSEIKEQLKNLSELKLVLNNIEGDVLKLKEDSYHNMSSHLKLLEEDFFKDLKERNDNLKNSLEDFVASSDQKIENLERDIIRSLKDKEILMNNFRVEIEQELLLNKENFYSEFNKEFDIRKRDVEDKIVLMETNITNKVDEFVKFMDNSQNNVASWFLKVKDDMTNWQENTYKELEEQTSISKKSLNEIEGNVSLIKSDLEVIKDSVNQRAREVFEHFYADIKEFENSSYLNLKNISNEVQGKILGIENFMDSKIRSINEKINSHLEDLATQVEIKFLSQQKDIEDKISEANKKLEYEFNLMASRIEEEKQVIIGRFLDNKGGFESQVKVIQNDVLRLSEEVSAYRVNFEKTIRENYDAFSSAIREEYTAFENGIKNSLNYSEEEIKALRDSLKLQVDDIESEFKDKYNLMIKGIDDNVSQLQLRVLNYNNELNHFMDEVKDNLVVYKADLREELDNRYAVISVKLESFRGFEFELDRNKELIKEVYSFKDELEELRETLANEINLVKVYKSDSEDIIKEIGDIKAQSSSIIEVFNDLKTHQMDIKGIKRDLVQFLEFYDSFKERYKKFTEAYDEMQLYKAKIKEIKEKQNAILDNYDRISNKDSILKSTLESVDKNFDLINEIEDKMHVLFKESSEFQDSLNELKGIMSELLVNKDLSQEVLNDAQTLKEILGEIDSKLTHIKDVREKVAKSETRLENLNIAAEERIKTLGILVKTESRYKDNVGLNNETVRDSVIKLMRQGWSALEISRATKLSVGEVELILELGISSKTDN; encoded by the coding sequence ATGATAGATTTTGTAACCATTTTGGTTAATCTTTTATTAGTTTTTGTGATTTTGTTTATTTATAGGCAGTATGATAGACGTTCAAGGGCTTTATATAAGATTAAAAAGTTTATTGATATTGCCAAAGATAACCTTGAAGATTTTATTGATGAGAAGACAAAGGAGATTAATAATCTTGCCGTTGATATGGAAGCGTATCAACGTTCAAGTATAGAAATCATAAAGAGAATAGATGAAGTTCAGCGAAAGATTGAAAATAAAAGTAATGATTTCGCAGAGGTTGAGAAGAAAATTGCTTATCATGATTCTATGCTGAAAGATCTGGATGACATGGCCCTTAAAGTGCAAGATAATATACAAAGACTTCAAGTGGATGGAAAGATAGTAGATAAACTATCAAAAACTTTAAAGAATTTTAATACTCAGATTGATTCTATTGATTCTAAATTAATTACAGTTTTTGAGCAATTCGATAAGACAAATAAGGAAAATCTTGAGGCTATTAAGATTGAGAGTTGGGATAGGTTTGATAATACTATTAAAAATTTTATTGCGAGAATGGATGATTTGGATAGAAGGCTCATATCTTATCAGGAATCATTGGTAATGATTGAAGAGAGGAAAGAAGAAATTCTAAGTAAGGGTAATGAAAAGCTCGAAAGTGAGTTTAAAGAGTTTGTGTTGAAAATTGAATCTAGCATAGATAGTTATGATAAGTCAATGGAAGATTCTTTTAGTATGTATGAAGATAAATACAAATCGATAGAAAATTCTCTTGATCTTATTATGGAACAAGCTAAGGCTAAGATTAATAATAAGGAAGATTTTATTTTAGCTAGGTTGAATGAGGAGCTAAAGATAAAATTTGACGAAGTCTTTATATATGTAGATGATCGCTCTAATCAAATAAGAGATAAGCTTGAAGGAAAATTGACTTTAATAGATAATGAAATTTCTTCTTTAAGTTCTATTTTTAAGGACGATACCTATTCTAGACTAAATTCTCTTGAAGAAACTATCAAACAAGAGATGAGACAGTATGAAGAGCAATTTGCAGATATTTTGGGGCAGTTTAGAGTTCAAATTGAGTCTAATGTTGGTGATATTTACAGAGAATATGATGGTAAAATAAATCAGTTCAATAAGGATATAAAAGAGAGGTTAGAGGGTAGTCTAAATGATGCTGATTCTAGAATAGAGAAAGTTCAATATGACGTTAAGACATTGCTTAATGATTTTGACGATGCTTCTAATAAGATATATGTTGAATTTAAGGAAAAAATTCAAGGTGATATTGATAGTTTTAGCGAGAATGTATTTTCAAGAATGAATGATATTGGAAATGAATTGGAATTGAGACTTTCAAATATCAATACTGATATTCAAGATAAGATTTCCAATTTGAATAGTAATTTATACTTAGATCTGAAAAAAGTGAATGAAAGGATTATTCATGACTATTCATGTTTAGATGATAGCATTAACTTAAAGTATGAATCTCTCTTAGAAGTTCTGAATTTAAAAAGTGGTGAATTAGAAACCCAATTGGAGAGTAAGTATAAAATTATTGCAGATAAGTTTGAGCATGATATTGATGACCTTGCTTTTAAATGTGATGAAAAATTTAGTAAACTTTCTGAAAAGTCAAATCATGATTATCAAAATTTTGAAATTACTAGTAAAAACATAAAGGAAAGTGTAGTTTCCTTAAATGATTCATTGGTGCGAGACTTTGAGGCTTTAAAGAGAGATTTTGAGTCCAAATTGATTAGCATAAGTTCTGAGATTAATAATGAAGTGTCTAATTTAAAGAGTAATTATGGAGAGGATATAGGTAAATTTATTAGGCAAATGGAAGCTAGTAAATTGCAACATGAACATTTGCAAAGGGAAGTCTCTTTGAATTTAGAGGATATTAAATCCCATTTAAATAAGACTAATGAAGAATTTTTAAATTTGGTTGAGACTCAAAGGATTAGAGGTAAAGAGCTTAGTGAAAATATTTTTAATGAACTCTCAGAGCATATTCAAAAGAAAGCAATGGATATGCATATTAGTTGGAAAGATGAACTTATTGTTTTAAACAAATCTTTACTTGATATTAAGATTTCAAGTGAGGAATTGCTTTTGTCAGCTTCTTCGAAGATAGAGTCTTTTGAAAAGGATGTTAATGAAAGACTTGAGTATATTACCTCAAAGACCGAAGACTTTGAAAGTTCAGTATTAGGTAAGTATAAAGAATTAAGAGATATATCATATAAGAGTAGTGAAGATACTTTATCAGGTATTAGGGAATTTATTGATAATCAAGCTGAGATAATTCACGATAAAGTTATTATGATGCTTAATGGTCTTAATGAAGACTTTTCTAATAAAGAAGAGTTAATTAAGGGTAATATATCAGAACTTGATTATAGACTTAAAGACTTCAAAGTTGAATGTGAAGATGTTTTAAATAATCTTAGGTCAGATCTTGATGCATTTATTGAAACTAGAGCACAAAAAGTTTCTGAAATTAAGATAGATAATCAGAGACAGATAGATGATTTTTTAAATAAAATATCACAAGACATTTTAAGTAGAAGGGATATGTTTGATAGTGAAATAGATAGTAAGCTTGGTGATTGGCAGGGTAAGTTAAGTGAAATATCGGTTAATATTGAGAACGTATTATCTTCAGGAAAGCTTGATATAAGTTCGATCAATTCTGATATGACTTTAAAGATTAATGATCTTAAGACTACTTTTGAAGAGCTTGAGAGTTATTATCTTGAAAAAATAGATGAATTTAGAAATCAGGGAAATTTATATGCCGATGAGCTTCTTAAAAACATTATGAGTCATTTTGATGCAGATACTAAGGAGCTTGAGGAAAATTTATCTAAAAAATTTACTACAGTTTTAGAAAGGTCAGAAGAGTTTGTTAAGGAAGTTGACAGTTTGCTTAAGGATAAGAGGGCAGATATTGCTTCATTTCAGGCAAGTATTGATATTACCATTGATTCTCTTAATTCAAGATTTAATGATGTGAATAGAGAAATTAATGAAAAATATAGTAAAGTCATATCTGATTCTAGGGGATATTCAGAAACCCTTGCAAGTAAATTAGAGGATGAGATAGGATATGAGATTGAAAATGTAAATAGAAGGTTGACAGACAAAATAGATGTTCTTAGCAAGAATATGGATGAAAATCTAGAGCAGTTTAAATCATCTTTTGATATATCAAAGTATCGAGTTGAGAATTTTGAAATTAAAATTAAGGATATAATAGAAAAAGAGGAAATAAGAATTGCTGAATTGCTTGGAGAAATTGAGAAACAGTATAAATTTAGGCGGGAAGAGGCAATTGATTACAAGAAAACTATAGACAGTGATATCATTCAGTTAAGGGAACAATTTATAGGAGTGATTAACGAACTTAGGAATAGTATCGAGGATAAATCTGATTTTTTAAATGATCTTTATAAAGAAAGATTTAAGATTATTGAAAATAATTTTGAAGAGAGATATTCTACATTTTTTATTGAGAGTGAAGGGGCTATTTCGAAGATTAGAGATGAGATATATAAGATACTTACAGATAACGATGAGCATTTGAGGGCAAAAATTTCTGAAATGGATCGAAATTTTGAGGTAATCGAGGAAAGGTCAAAAGAAGTTCTAAAGATTGAAGAAGATTTAAGAAAGCAGATACAGGAAAGTAACAATGAAATACATCATCAATTTGATGTCATTAAGGCTGGTATTGAAAAAGAGATGAAAGATCAATTTGATATTTACATGAGAAAAGCTATTGCTACAATTAATGAAGAGATTGAAAGGTATGAGCATGGTATTAATGGAAAAATATCTGCTCTTAAGTCAATTGAAGACAATTTTGAGCTGATAGAGGAAGATTTAAAGAATAAAATTAGTGAATATCATGATAAATTGGGTAAAACTATTGACTTAAAATATGCTGAGCTTGAGGGAAAATGTGACGAGGAGCGTTTTCTTGTGGAAAAGAAAATAAATGATAAAGTTAGTTCAATTGATGAGCTAATTACAAGCAGGTATGATGAGCTTGATAGCAAATATTCTAATATTCACCTTAATATGGAAAATAGGTTAAATACGTATATTTCTGATCTAGGAGCAGAACTTTCTCTTTCAAGTGAAAAGATAAATAGTGAGATTAAGGAACAATTAAAAAATCTTAGTGAACTTAAGTTAGTTTTGAATAATATTGAGGGAGATGTATTAAAACTTAAAGAAGATTCTTATCATAATATGTCATCCCATCTCAAACTTCTTGAAGAGGATTTTTTTAAAGATTTAAAGGAAAGAAATGATAATTTGAAAAATTCTTTGGAAGATTTTGTAGCTTCTTCAGATCAAAAAATTGAGAATTTAGAGAGAGATATAATCAGGAGCTTAAAAGATAAAGAAATCCTTATGAATAATTTTAGGGTTGAAATCGAACAGGAGCTTCTGCTTAATAAAGAAAATTTTTACTCAGAATTTAACAAAGAGTTTGATATCAGAAAAAGAGATGTAGAGGATAAGATAGTTTTAATGGAAACTAATATTACCAATAAAGTAGATGAGTTTGTTAAATTTATGGACAATAGTCAAAATAACGTTGCTTCTTGGTTTTTGAAAGTTAAAGATGATATGACAAATTGGCAAGAAAACACTTACAAAGAACTTGAAGAACAGACAAGTATTTCAAAGAAGAGTTTAAATGAAATTGAAGGTAATGTTTCTCTTATTAAGAGTGATTTGGAGGTTATTAAAGATAGTGTTAATCAGAGGGCGAGAGAAGTCTTTGAGCATTTTTATGCAGATATTAAGGAATTTGAGAATAGCTCTTACCTTAACTTGAAGAATATTTCAAATGAGGTTCAGGGGAAAATTTTGGGTATTGAAAATTTCATGGATTCTAAGATTAGATCCATAAATGAGAAGATAAATTCTCATTTGGAAGATCTTGCAACACAAGTTGAGATTAAGTTTTTAAGTCAGCAGAAAGATATTGAAGATAAGATCAGTGAGGCTAATAAAAAATTGGAATATGAATTCAATCTGATGGCTTCTAGAATTGAGGAAGAAAAGCAAGTCATTATAGGTAGATTTTTGGATAATAAAGGTGGTTTTGAATCTCAAGTAAAAGTGATCCAAAATGATGTTTTAAGACTTTCTGAAGAAGTTAGTGCATATAGAGTTAATTTTGAGAAAACAATTAGAGAAAATTATGATGCTTTTTCTAGTGCTATAAGAGAGGAGTATACTGCGTTTGAGAATGGAATTAAAAATAGTTTGAATTATTCAGAAGAAGAGATAAAAGCTTTAAGGGATAGTTTAAAATTGCAAGTTGATGACATAGAATCCGAGTTTAAGGATAAATATAATCTGATGATTAAAGGTATTGATGATAATGTATCACAACTTCAATTGAGGGTTTTAAACTATAATAATGAGCTTAATCATTTTATGGATGAGGTTAAAGATAATTTAGTTGTATATAAGGCTGATTTGAGAGAAGAACTTGATAATCGTTATGCTGTCATAAGTGTTAAGCTTGAAAGCTTTAGGGGATTTGAGTTTGAACTTGATAGAAATAAGGAGCTTATTAAAGAAGTTTATTCTTTCAAGGATGAGTTGGAAGAGTTACGGGAAACTTTAGCTAATGAAATAAATCTTGTTAAGGTATATAAGAGTGATTCTGAAGATATTATTAAAGAAATTGGAGATATTAAAGCCCAGTCATCCAGTATTATTGAAGTATTTAATGACTTAAAGACGCATCAAATGGATATTAAAGGAATTAAAAGAGATCTTGTTCAATTCCTTGAATTTTACGATTCTTTTAAGGAAAGGTACAAAAAGTTTACAGAAGCTTATGATGAAATGCAGCTTTACAAAGCTAAAATTAAGGAAATAAAGGAAAAACAGAATGCTATTCTTGATAATTATGATAGGATTAGTAATAAAGATAGCATACTAAAGTCTACGTTAGAATCTGTTGATAAAAATTTTGATTTGATAAATGAAATAGAAGATAAAATGCATGTGTTATTTAAAGAAAGTTCTGAATTTCAGGATAGTCTTAATGAGTTGAAAGGTATTATGTCAGAGTTGTTGGTAAATAAAGATTTATCGCAGGAAGTGTTGAATGATGCTCAAACTCTTAAAGAAATTCTAGGAGAGATTGACAGTAAATTGACGCATATCAAGGATGTAAGAGAAAAGGTTGCAAAGTCTGAAACTCGACTAGAAAATTTAAATATCGCGGCGGAAGAGAGAATCAAAACTCTTGGAATTCTTGTAAAAACAGAATCTAGGTATAAAGATAATGTTGGGCTTAATAATGAAACGGTTAGAGATTCTGTAATTAAGCTTATGAGACAAGGTTGGAGTGCCTTGGAAATTTCAAGGGCTACTAAATTATCTGTTGGAGAGGTTGAGCTTATTTTGGAACTTGGAATTAGTAGTAAAACTGATAATTAG
- a CDS encoding phenylalanine--tRNA ligase subunit alpha yields the protein MENKFEILKALHPLEIKAILNYKEGDEIFALRLAADLFYNEGQSNKTIEWLVSKGILRETFRKINVFYRLTQKGIDALDNGLIEERVINLVSRKTVLIANLSSELAIDARDAGKAFGNLSKEGVLSLGLSKEIVVKDLKRASCKIVKELLIKAKESDLSEDNLSNDELLVISNYSKKKGASDALFKVVEKLDLKFRFSEFGLEIRSELRKNNLTGDEIVKLTPEILKDKSYKDRNFRAYNIHVSSRKTFIGRANPYSEYIAKVKDKLVSLGFEEFDGPLVESEFFNNDALFMPQFHPARDLKDAYYIKEPSSLKSLPEPYFSNVKAVHENGYTTSSRGWRYDFSESLSKRLVLRTQGTVLSVKQLIDVKNPGKYFGIVRCFRYDQVDATHGADFYQTEGIVIGDVNIKTLLGLLEIFAKELAGATEVKYVPAYFPFTEPSIEVHVKHPVLGWFELGGSGIFRPEVTKPFGIDVPVIAWGIGIDRMALMHLGLSDLRELFTHDIGDVVLRRGKVNA from the coding sequence TTGGAGAATAAATTTGAGATACTAAAAGCATTACACCCTCTTGAGATAAAGGCGATTTTAAATTATAAAGAGGGGGATGAAATTTTTGCATTAAGGCTTGCTGCTGACCTATTTTACAATGAGGGCCAGTCAAATAAAACAATTGAATGGCTTGTTTCTAAGGGTATTCTTAGGGAGACCTTTAGGAAGATTAATGTGTTTTATCGTCTTACTCAAAAAGGTATTGATGCTTTAGATAATGGTTTAATTGAAGAAAGAGTTATCAATCTTGTATCTAGAAAAACAGTTTTAATTGCTAATTTATCGTCAGAATTAGCAATTGATGCTAGGGATGCTGGTAAGGCATTTGGCAATTTATCTAAAGAGGGAGTTCTATCTTTGGGATTGAGTAAAGAAATTGTTGTTAAGGATTTAAAGCGCGCTAGTTGCAAGATAGTTAAAGAATTGCTTATAAAAGCTAAAGAAAGCGATCTTTCAGAAGATAATTTGTCTAATGATGAATTGTTAGTCATTTCTAATTATTCTAAGAAGAAAGGCGCTAGTGATGCCTTATTTAAAGTGGTAGAAAAATTGGACTTAAAATTTAGATTTTCCGAGTTTGGGTTAGAAATAAGATCTGAACTTAGAAAGAATAATTTAACGGGTGACGAGATTGTAAAATTAACCCCTGAAATATTGAAAGATAAATCTTATAAAGATAGAAATTTTAGGGCTTATAATATTCATGTTTCATCAAGGAAGACCTTTATTGGACGTGCAAATCCTTATTCAGAATATATTGCTAAAGTTAAGGATAAGCTTGTAAGTCTTGGTTTTGAAGAGTTTGATGGACCTTTAGTTGAGAGTGAATTTTTTAATAATGATGCTCTTTTTATGCCCCAATTTCATCCTGCACGTGATTTGAAAGATGCTTATTATATCAAAGAACCTAGCTCGCTGAAATCTTTGCCTGAGCCTTATTTTTCTAATGTTAAGGCTGTTCATGAAAATGGTTATACTACAAGTTCAAGAGGTTGGAGATATGATTTTAGTGAAAGTCTTTCAAAAAGACTAGTACTTAGAACCCAAGGTACGGTGCTTTCAGTAAAGCAATTAATTGATGTTAAGAATCCTGGTAAATATTTCGGAATTGTTAGGTGTTTTAGGTATGATCAGGTTGATGCTACTCATGGAGCCGATTTTTATCAAACAGAAGGGATTGTTATTGGTGATGTTAACATTAAAACCTTATTGGGTCTTCTTGAAATTTTTGCTAAGGAACTAGCTGGTGCTACTGAAGTTAAATATGTTCCTGCTTATTTTCCATTTACAGAGCCCTCAATTGAGGTACATGTGAAGCATCCTGTGCTCGGTTGGTTTGAGTTGGGTGGAAGCGGTATTTTTAGACCAGAAGTTACAAAACCTTTTGGAATTGATGTGCCTGTTATTGCTTGGGGTATTGGCATTGATAGGATGGCTTTAATGCATTTAGGTTTAAGTGATTTAAGGGAACTTTTTACCCATGATATTGGTGATGTTGTGTTGAGACGAGGGAAAGTAAATGCCTAA